One window of the bacterium genome contains the following:
- the fabZ gene encoding 3-hydroxyacyl-ACP dehydratase FabZ — protein sequence MIDIEQIRDTIPHRYPFLLVDRIMEVNEEGTACTGIKNITANEKILQGHMPGQAIFPGALLVEHMAQVGCYLLMNKPETKGKLAMFAAIDDVRFKRNAVPGDTVVTRVELLSGRRGIWKIKAESRVENELVCRGILTCALVDY from the coding sequence ATGATTGACATAGAGCAAATCAGAGATACTATTCCACACCGTTACCCGTTTCTTCTTGTCGACCGGATTATGGAGGTCAATGAAGAGGGCACTGCGTGCACCGGAATCAAGAATATCACCGCCAATGAAAAGATACTTCAGGGTCATATGCCCGGCCAGGCTATCTTTCCGGGAGCGCTGTTGGTAGAGCACATGGCTCAGGTCGGCTGCTATCTGTTGATGAATAAACCCGAGACAAAGGGCAAGCTGGCCATGTTTGCAGCCATTGACGATGTCAGGTTCAAGCGCAATGCAGTGCCTGGAGATACGGTCGTAACCAGGGTCGAACTGCTTTCGGGCAGGCGCGGCATATGGAAGATTAAGGCTGAGTCCCGTGTGGAGAATGAGCTTGTCTGCCGAGGGATATTGACCTGCGCACTTGTTGACTATTAA